GATCAGCAACTATTTCTGCAGCCAAGAGCCTCCTCTGGGTCCTCACTAGGGAATGTCATCACCTTGATCCCTTGGGGGGCTCCAGAAGGGAAGACAGGGATAACAAGAACAAAGCCTCAGCCCTTAAAGAACCATagtcatttaggttggaaaagacctttaagattgagtccaaccgttatcctagcactgccaagtccaccactaaaccatgtccctgagcaccacatctacacgtcttttaaatacccccagggatggtgactccaccacttccctgggcagcctgttccagtgcttgacaacccttttggtgaagaaatttttcctaatatccaatctaaacctcccctggcgcaacttgaggccatttcctcttgtcctatcgctttttacctgggagaagagactgacccccacctggttacaacctcctttcaggtagttgtagagagtgataaggtctccgctcagcctccttttttctttcctccttcagaCAACTCAAATCAGCTCAGTTGTGATGGTCAAGGGAAGCCTGACTCCAACTTTCCAAAGCCATGGAAAATCAAGCTGCTGGGTCCTGTCATAATTTCTAAAGGGATCAAGACAGAGCTTCAGGACAGGGCTTCCCTGAAAGGATTTGGCCAGTTGGGATGAATTTTCTGGCTGGAAAAATCAAGGTGAGAAATGCAAGAGAATTCTGGAGGCACCAGGACATGCTGACATTTTCCAGGCTATCAATACTTGAGGAAATTCAGCCACAACAGGGGATAAATGTGCCAAGAGGTGCTCAAAGACTGATGTGCAAACCAACACCTTCCCTACAGAGGAAAGTCCGCAGCCCCAGCTGCAAATCCCAAATGACAAGCTGGTTTTTGAAGGAGACTTTGGGAAAGCAAGTGCTCTTGTTCCCTCACCTGCTTTTCCAGGCTGCCTTGGTGCAGCATCTTTTGGGGTCATGCACACCACTTCCCAGGTGCTGACAGCCTCTCTCCCCCTGACTTTGGCTCTGCTCACCAACTACATCTGCACCAAGACCAGATGCTGCCTGGGAGCATCCCCAGGTATTTGCACTGTGACCACCCAAAGCCCTTTCACTCCAGCCAAGCTCCCCGAGTCTCTGGATCCCCATCACGCTCTGCTTGGTGCAAAACTGGTGCCAAACACCCTGTCCTGGTGCAAGATGTGCAGCTGGTACCCACCAGAGCATCCTTTCTAGGAGAGACGAGGGTCATGAAGGATGATCGGGAGCTGCTAAGCAAGGCAAGCATCCTCTCAAACACTTGTGCCACTGGGTATGTTGCTCTGATAATAAAAAGTGAGGTATTTCTTTACAGAGCAGGGAGATGGGCTGTGCAGCTCCCAGCCAAGGGATGCTCTAGGTGCTGAAAGTCGATTGCCTTGAAGGGGACACTGGAAAAGAttgtgaaaaagaaatccaggaaAGGCTATTAAACACCGTGACCCACAGATTGCCCTGGGCATGTGCTGCTTATCAGCCTCTCCCCCTAACAAGCACAAGTTGCTGCAGTGAAGATGCATCCTTCACCATGaactcagaaaagcagcagaaacaaacctGTTTAAGCTGAAAAAGCTCCTTAGAGGAGCTTGCTCAGGTAAAGGGTTTGATGCAGTCTCGCACAGATCCTGCAATTATAGTCAGTGCATGATTTATCCAGTGGGGTGACATGACTCAAGCTCCTTGCAAAtatcaggaagaaaagataatGCCAGAAAAAATCTACAAGCAAAAATATCCAAAGTCATCCCAGGAAACACCTACAAGCAAAAATATCAGAGTGACATCGTTCAGATCCTCAAATGCCTTTAGTTGTCTGTTCCTAAAGAAGTGTCCAATTTCGATTCAAATCAGAGAGAATCAGGCACAATTATAGATTTTAGCATATAAATAGTGCTGAGGAAAAGGCATTTGCATCAATAAGCTCAGGCAGAGCAGCAATGAGTGCCATTCGTTCACATGCCACACAGCCATGTTTTTCATCCATTTTGGGTCTGATCCTACTTTTATCAAAGTCAGTAGGAAAATCAGTTGACCCCAGTAGAAAGGAAAAGGACTCCCCCCTCTGCAATAAAACTCATGTGTGCCACGTCCCAGccaaaaaaaggactttttttttctactggagGCTGCCCttggctgctcctgctgtggAGCTCAGCACCTCCACGTGAACTTAAACCTGGTACCGGGTGCCTGCTGGGCCAAGGAATTGGTGGTGGGATTCCCAGTCCCGAGCTTCAGAGCTGTTCTTGCTCCTGCAGAGAGGCTACAACCAAGCAAGCATTAGCATTTTTCAAGAGCAAGGTGCATGGCATGTATTTCACCACCCGCCACGGGCACAAGGCAGGCATGAGTGGGTTCAGAAGAGAAACCTTGATCAAAGCCAGCTGGAAACCACTGCTCCAGTTGTGCACAGATGTGATGACCTCCATTTATGCACCCAAAAAGACCCTAATCCTATGGGCGATCTGCCATTTGCTGGCTCCAAGGCTCAGATTTGCCATCAATAAGTCTCTTCTGGCTTTAAAACCTTCAGGTGATGGGGATGGATAGTTTCATGGTGGTGATCCCACTTCCAGTTCATCTGCACATCTCCTGGGGTCCCTGCTCGTTGTACCCTACACAAGCCCTTAATGCAACTGCACTGGGGGTTCATCCTCACCCCATTTCACCAAACGTGAGATGAAGATGGTCCGGATGGAGCGGGGTCCTCAGCACCACTCCCCACCCCATCAGTTGCACCCAGGCAGGAGCCAGGGTGGGTGCTGAGCCCAGGAGACCTGCTCGAACAGAGAACGGGTCAACTTTCTGCAAACCACTGCGGGAAACCTGTCCTGAGATAAGAGGGAAGGGGACCGATTCGGCACCCAACGGCACGTGGCTGTGCCAGAGGGACCCATGGGTCCTAGGACAGACCTATGTGGCCGTCACAAGGTTTTTGCAAGCCCCAGAGCACCTCTTTCCCCCGTGACGCTGGTGTTTACGGCCCGGCGGGATGGCTGCCCCACGTCCCATGGGATTTGAGCACAGCTGCGACATTCGCACCCGGACCTGAGGCGCATTCACACCCAGGTGCGACCTCTTCTccaaattaaaatggaaaggcCAGAAAACACGTGGCTAACGAGACCATTCACCCGTGGACATCTCACCCCCgtgcccagccctgccgggAAAGGGTTGCATGTCCTGAGCGTGTGGCTTTTATGGAGACAACGTCATGATGAAGCCACCAGATCTCATTCAAGGCATCCCTAAAGTGAGGTGTCCAGCGCTGCGTGGTTTGCTGGAGCAGAGGCCCGGCCAcgctcagagcagagctggaggacaCTGCTCTTGCAGTGTATTATATGGTCCTGGATGGTCTTCAGCTCTCCCTTCCtcagggagaagaaggaagaatttcCTCCTAATGGGATTTTCTCCCTGCTGAAAGGTCCTTTTCTTGTCATCTTGGCTTCCCACCACTCCCCTTCATCTGCCTGGGCGCTAGCTGCACCCACTAATCATTTACACACTAGactctttagaaaaaaagataaataagcTCCGTAATAAAATATGATGAGTATCCTACTGTTAACATCAGGAGCAGCCCTGTGCTGGGAGGGGGACCAGGTCACTCCAGCACGCCAGCAGTGGAGGTTGCAACTCCTGCGTCCTCCAGAGATGCTGGGGCACCAACATCCCCCGGGGATGCTGCGTTCCCCAGCACCGGGAGCAGGGAGGCTGAGCTCCGGCTGCTGttgaagctgggagggaggtcTGCAAGCACTGGCTGCAAGGCTGGAGAGCACGGAGGCATCTGGCACAGGCTGCCGAAGCCGCGGCAGAGGATGCTTCATCTCAGCCCCTCACCTGCAGCCGCTCCGCTCAACGAGGTTTCCTAAACGGATTTCGCATCTTCCTTATAAACATAAACCACTCAGACTGGTCTAATGAAGATGAAAAAGCCTTTAAAGTGGGAATCATAGCTCCGGTTTGGGCCATAAAGTATCTCAGAATAGCTCTCCGTCATGGGAAAATATTGCAGATCGGGGGATCTGTCAGGGAGGATGGAGGCAGCTGACGCAGTTGTGGGCGCTGCGGCAAGATGGTTCGGAGATGGATTTGGGGAGGACAGGGGTCCAGAGAAGGTGTGAACCAAACTGAAATGCTACAGAGGCTATTTCTTGAACCTCTGCTGCTTTGCCTCTTTAGTAATCCACTCTGGAGGGTTTCATGCAGTCCTGGAGTATGCGGGTGAATCTGTTGCACCCCAATATCCTTTGGCAAGGAGGTGCACACGTCTGCAGCCCGCTGAAGGACAACCCACCTCCTTTTTGTTTAttctcagcctcttctctgGCTGTTGTAAAGAGAGGAGGATCTCCAGAGGAGATGTCTCCAGGATGGAGCATCTCCACCCTGAGGCAGATGTCTGGATGAAGTCGCTCGAGCACACTCTAGGTGCCTCCAACCCCAGTGTCCTGCTTATGGGCTGCTCTCCCCAGGAGGGTGCCTTTGGGGTGACTCCTTTCCCTACAGAATACCATGTCGAGTAAAATAGAAGCAAACCTTTCGCCCACCCAAGGCGAGACCATACCTGCTCCTTGCTGGTGAGATCGCAGGCAAACCCCCGTGTGTGGCTTTGCCATGTCCTGCAGTTTGTCTTCTTATAAGTATGCAAATCAACAACTGTGCTTCATACAGGCTGGCAGGAGGGATGTTCATAGCCCATGTCTAGCTCTTGCTTGAGCCCAGACCCAACAAAAATCACTGTTAGGTGCTCCGGGAGGACGGTTCAGCCTTCAAGGGCCACCTTGTCATTACATCTTGGACATGGAAAAATGCTGATGCAGATGTGTTTCTCCACCTGGGTAAGCccagagctggaaaaaagacCTTAAAATCTTAGAATCATCACCTGATCCTGATGCCATCCCCCTGGGATGCTTGTGGAGAGCAGCCAGCGGAGGTGATGAGCAAGGTCAGAACCAAATCTGCCTCAAGCACATTGGACATCGGATGTAAAAGGCCAGGCAAACCCTGGTAAACCAGCTCTGAACACTGTCCTGCTGCTGTTAAACCTCCTGCACGGGGCCTGGTGTGGTTTTGGGATGTGGTTTtaccccaaaccaccccaggGTAGAGTCAGGAGTTAGCAAAACCACAGCTGTCCGCAGGGGAGGTTTGCACATCACCACCCTCTGTTGGGTGGAAAAAGAGAATTGAGCCTTCCAGGCATGAGCCAGCTGTCTGAGGGGCTGGAAACTTGGCACCAGATGAGTTTCCCCATCTCTCCAACCCCCTCGGATcccccatcacccccagcccctttcCAGGCTTGCCCCAGGGTGCTATCCTGCACTGAACACGTTGCAGAGGATGGAGCATCCCTCTAGCTCGCCCGTGCAAGGCTTGGCCAAGGTGCATGAAGGAGCCTCCTGGAGGCCACCACCGCTCTTACACATAGAGTGGCCAAGGTCAAACCTATAGAAAACGTGAGTCCCGCCGGGCTTCGGGCTGCTGTGCAACAGGGAAAGCGTCCGCAGCCCAAAGCTGGTCCAGCTCGAGTGGAGCGGAGAGGCTGGGGTTTGATGGGCGCAGAAAGGGAGCGGTGAGCCTGGCCGAACACGTAAACATGTCCATGCTCTGGAAAAGCCACCCCCAAGCTGGAAGTTTCTCTCCCACTGCTTTTACACCCAAAACTGGTGGCTGGAGGACTCCCTGGCACATCAGGCAGAGATCCCCGCTGCCTGCGCTCGCCCTGCCTGGGGTGAGAAGCCGCTGCTGTCCTGAGAGCTTTGCTTTTAACTAAATCCCCTTTTATCCCGCAGAAAGACAACCCCAAATCCTCAGCACCCATCAGAGCACTAAGCCCTCCCACGCCTGAGCCCAAGGAGTGACGGATGCTCCTGTCCAGCGTGCCGGTAATAAACAACCCATGCCAAATCCACCGCCGTCGGTGCCGGCTGGTACCCGGTGAAGGACTTTCCATCCAATCCCCCCCGCCGACtccagctccaaagctgcaaacGCAATTAGCAGCATCGCCTGGAAAACTTTGCTGGCTGCAGTTCGCCCAGAGATGCTAATCCCTCCATCCGCCGCGGAGTCAGATCCGGCGAACGTCCGTCGCTTGCTCATCTTTTGTTCGGTACCCGGAACGGTccctctcgccccccctctcacccctccttccctccagcagatGCAGCAGATACGATCGCGGGGGGGATATAAAAAGCCGCCGGGACCAGTGGCCGAGCGGCAGACGCTCGCCGGGAGCGTGCGGGAGAGGGGGACGGAGGGTGTGCGGTGGCAGCAGTCGGGCTCCCACCCCGACCACAGGTAAGCCCCAAAAACCAGTGACCAAGCCCTGTGGGTCTCCCCCACGTGTTTTGGGGTGCGTGGGGGGGAAAGAAAGTTTGCAAAAATATGGGTTTGATGGATGGTGGGGACCGGTCGCTGCGGGGGGGTGACACGCTGCGATGGACGGCTGCCGGGCAGGGGTTTCCCAGGGAGGGATGGGCAATAAAACACactcttccctccctgcctccggCTTCTTGCCCTCTCGCCTCCGTTTATTGTTGGGTTTATTTGCATTATTGGGTGTTAATGTGTTACAGAGGTGCTGACCGCTGCCCCCCGGACCCTCGGTGCTGCTGCGCTGGGGGATCCCAGGCAGCGACACCCACAAATTcaggcagaagacagaaaagcaacCTTTGTGTTTAAATTTGGTTTGTCTCACTGTTTTATTCCCCTTTCTGAACTCCTATTTGCTGTCATAACCATCagggtctttttttccttcgTCAAAGAAAGTTCCCCTCCACCCAGGTTCAACCTGGCATCTCTTGCACTTGAGGGAAGGGTCAGTTGTCTCCTCCAGCCACACATTTTGgaccaaaattaaattttccttctgttttctttcaatgtGGGATGGGGTTTTCCTCCCATAGAGCTCCCACAGCATGGGGGAAAGTGAGACACGTGAGTCCACGCTGAGTTAAATACAGCTGCTTGAGAAAGAGTTGGGGTTTGCAGGGGAGAAGCAACCCGGGCATCCTTGGGGACCCTGGAGCCAGGTCCCATGGGTGTCCGGGACCCAACCCCAACCTCATCCTTGAtggcacagcagcaacagctggTTCAGCCCCAAGGTTTCAACCGGATCCTGGGTTAATTTTGGCAGCCCCTGGGGCATGCTGTGTCCCAAACACCGCCAGCACTTGCCATAGCCCTTCCCAAAAGCCAGGCAACAGACTTCAATATTATTTAATGTAAAACATTCACGTCTTACTCTTCTAATCctaatttaatattatttacagTTGTGTCTCCCACCATGCAGGAGTTTTGCAGCTGCTTGAGGGGCATCGCAGGACAGGTTAGGAGGGAGCACATATTTTTTAGAGGATTCAGCTTGCAAGCAGCAAGTGGTTGGCAAAGGATGAAACCTCAAGACAGCTCCCTAACGCTTTCCCCTTGCAGCATCACTCATCTTTATGGGGTTCTTAGGAAGCGGCAGCAATCCCCGCTGAGAGCGATTGTCACCTGCGGTAGCAGTGACAAAAGACCTGGGCTCCAGAGAGACGCCTTTCGGTTCAGAAGGCaaaagggagaggcaggagggaacCTTGCCCATTTTCTGGAGCGgctgagcaggagcagagcggtgcgggggcaggcagggaggcagctgcaggtgttgccttcccttttctttgcctcagtttctcctccGGCAAAATCAACCCCACGCTCCTGGGGTGTAGGGAGGTGCATCCCTTTGCAACGAGCTTGAAGCAGGAGGAAAGCTATGCAGAACTAGGGGTTTGCAGCACTAACGCAGCTCCCGGGGGACAGGCAAAGCTGCGGCCCCGCGGGAagggacagggctgggaggCGCAGGTGGGTGCCGCAGGAGGGGACCCCGCTCCTGCAACCCCAACCGAGGCGActtagaaaagggaaagagtaaGAAAGGGTAAGGCGGACGCATCAAAGAAAGCATTAAAGAatctcctgaaggaaaaaaaaaagagggtcgatgggtttttttcctttttttccccgcATAGGTCCTGCACGGTTTCTGGGTCCGCAGCCCCTCGCATCCCTCGTGCGAGCCCAGCCTCGTACCCCCGGCCAGGATGCCGAGCGCGGTGTGGAGCAGCCTGCCCGTGGTGCTGGGGCTCCTGCTCTGGCACCCCGCCGGCGCCAGCGGCCCgtgctgggagagcagcaaATGCCAGGACCTCAGCAGCGAGACCAGAATTTTGGTaagcctggggatggggactgCCTTCCAGTTGTCTTTGGTttctgaccccccccccaggcggcgcggtggggctgggggaggaggtgaTGGCGATGCCGACACCGTGGGGTGACCCGCAGCAATGTGGGGCGATGCTTTGGACCCAACGAGCCGCAGGTTTTGGTGGGCTCGTGCCTCCTGGCTTCACGCTGGGGGATGATGCTAAAATTGTTTTTTGAGCTTGCAGCGGCCCTCCTGCACGGGATGAACCGGCTAATTTGGGTATCGGCTTTGCCCCGCGCCCAAGGGTGCTTGCAgagggtggtggtggcaggACGGTGCAGCGGCTCGCCTTGTGCAGGTGCCGAGTTTGCTCCAGGGACCCCGCCGTGGGGGCTGtgtgcccccccagcactgTTTCCAGCCACCCAGGGCCTGTTTGGTGCCCGGGCATGATGCTCCAGGCTCAGCCCTCAAAGCTCCCGACTAAGGGGGTGGCACCGGCACGGTGAAACCGTCTTGTGAAACATCCCGCTCCGTGCAAGCAGCGCCCCCGTGAAcccccccctctcccaggggaTACCCGGCCACGTGCTCACCTTTCCCGCACATCTCCCTGCCCCACGCAGGCGTGTGCCATGGCGTGCAGAGCCGACCTGTCGGCCGAGGCGCCCGTCTACCCGGGGAACGGGCACCTCCAGCCCCTCTCCGAGAGCATCCGCAAGTACGTCATGAGCCATTTTCGCTGGAACAAGTTCGGCCGGAGGaacagcagcagcggcggcggggggcacAAACGGGAGGAGACGGCGGGGGGCAACCCACCGCCGGCATCGCCGCCCGCCGTCCCGCCGTCCCGCcgcgaggaagaggagggaacgGGGCTGGAGCGGGAGGAAGGCAAACGCTCCTACTCCATGGAGCACTTTCGCTGGGGAAAGCCGGTGGGACGCAAGAGGAGACCCATCAAGGTCTATCCCAACGGGGTGGAGGAAGAGTCGGCCGAGAGCTACCCCTTGGAGTTCAGGCGGGAGCTGGCGCTCGGCGGCACCGGGGCACCGTccgaggaggaagaggaggaggaggaggaaggccaGGACGAGGAGAAGGCGGCCGGCGGCTCCTACCGCGCGCGCCGTTTCGGCTGGCACATGCCCTTGAAGGACAAGCGCTACGGGGGCTTCATGACCTCGGAGCACAACCAGACCCCTCTAGTGACTCTCTTCAAAAACGCCATCATCAAAAGCGCCTACAAGAAGGGACAGTGATGGGGGAGAGCCCCAGGGGCAGCCCACCCCCTCCACCACCCCTCCCCGTAGCTTTAGTGTCCCGCTGGCATGTGTTTCACTTAGAGATCACTCGTTACGTCGTTCTTAATTAGTACTCCGAACGGCTCCGCTCCCGGGTTTCACTGGGTGGGAAGAGGTCAGGGATAAAGACATCAACCGCTTTGCCGCACCCACTG
This window of the Buteo buteo chromosome 17, bButBut1.hap1.1, whole genome shotgun sequence genome carries:
- the POMC gene encoding pro-opiomelanocortin is translated as MPSAVWSSLPVVLGLLLWHPAGASGPCWESSKCQDLSSETRILACAMACRADLSAEAPVYPGNGHLQPLSESIRKYVMSHFRWNKFGRRNSSSGGGGHKREETAGGNPPPASPPAVPPSRREEEEGTGLEREEGKRSYSMEHFRWGKPVGRKRRPIKVYPNGVEEESAESYPLEFRRELALGGTGAPSEEEEEEEEEGQDEEKAAGGSYRARRFGWHMPLKDKRYGGFMTSEHNQTPLVTLFKNAIIKSAYKKGQ